One Chryseobacterium sp. StRB126 genomic region harbors:
- the porU gene encoding type IX secretion system sortase PorU, which produces MRRKITLLSLIAFASTLYAQKNTIEWDGSKIQNFGDSKLNLPNFKNGGFSFSQNNVFIVTKQKIGEKELKISDLAWDGISNQDLFELDKGGLPDRDIAEVTYYTLDGERYASISVGLFKKTKGGVLRLSSFNVSETSTPINTFGGVNKIGTNDNPLASGNFYKIKVDKSGIFKITSQFLRDNGINPSSVNPKNMRIYGNGGIMLPEFNQDPRYNSLQENAIQVVGEEDGVWNDNDYALFYAQGPNGYNLYDTNNGQGFKRKETRSDASNNVKNIYDDFSYYYINFDKGTGKRVATIDGNLPAQMITRYDSYQVINNDQTNLLKVGRIWLEDTPFSTEKVITLTTNSPIQPTDIIKYRSQVVGYRSQQNFIDIKINDLNPFHDKVPIDDPTYSYMFYPMRYNGSITNQTGNQITLKYNPDISTNPNGTFYFDYLEVQYKENLAFNGSQMNFRDYSIVSGSNTNYGFSISNAAGVEQVWDVTDITNANRRVNKAGAGSFNFAYTASDQNFNNEFVAFRADAAFTPQFVGRIANQNLSAISNIDYLILTVPELMGQAQRLANYHQTKNNYKVEIVDVNKVYEEFGNGSKDLTAVRDFVTKLNTPEGRLKYVFILGDASYDYKNRISNNNNIVSAYQSEHSSDYVQSFVTDDYIVMTQPQTGSNILYNLPNLPVGRIPAANNTEAANMIDKTLAYYNALPGQSSPFGDWRMKLDFVVDDNEEGGSPFHNVMNNALVNIFEQPGVQALKEYNVKKLYQDAFTMQSTAGGPRYPQVNQAISNSIGNSLYLFYFGHGGINGWAQERVLTSTEIQNSNNFSSVYSRFPLVSTITCEFTLWDEPSTNSAGEQFMKLKQGGPATMITSSRAIAIDYGRSFTDTFTKHIFKLTNDDFNTLGYAHLNAKKETGGNPNHLRVNLLGDPAMKLSRPQRLLVIDDIETPVPGLIRGLDFVKIKGHINNPNGTVNTTFNGRVAINIFDKRLNKKTLNNNNWAHAILNYTEEGSAIVKASGLAVNGVFTAEFYVPKDINYAVGEGRILGYADNKVTDVFNNQSVQVGDINPNGINDNQPPKVKLYMNNTNFADGGITNQNPMLLACLTDDTGINSTGSGVGHDITVYLDGQVINTVILNDFYSPGEGNGCLNPSLAEYQKGNVSYPFRNLPVGQHQLTFKVWDINNNSTTTTLNFEVKDEADQHLTINRPLNWPNPFTNKTYIQFEHNCDDILDVNVQIYTITGRLVKTLSQPVVAEPFLQGFRTPRQAIEWDGRDDFGATVAKGTYIFKIFAKSQNQEKCKGSATAVEKMVLLK; this is translated from the coding sequence ATGAGACGAAAAATCACGCTTTTATCTTTAATCGCTTTTGCATCAACACTTTACGCTCAAAAAAACACCATAGAATGGGATGGTTCTAAAATTCAGAACTTTGGTGACTCAAAATTAAATCTTCCAAATTTTAAAAATGGAGGTTTTTCTTTTAGCCAAAATAACGTTTTTATAGTAACAAAGCAAAAAATCGGAGAAAAGGAGCTGAAAATTTCTGATCTTGCCTGGGATGGAATTTCGAACCAGGATTTATTTGAATTAGACAAAGGCGGACTGCCTGATCGTGATATTGCAGAAGTTACCTATTATACATTAGATGGAGAACGATATGCCAGTATTAGTGTAGGTTTATTCAAAAAAACAAAAGGAGGTGTACTCAGATTATCCTCGTTTAATGTTTCTGAAACCTCTACTCCAATTAATACTTTTGGAGGTGTTAATAAAATAGGAACTAACGACAACCCTCTTGCCAGTGGAAACTTTTACAAAATAAAGGTTGACAAGTCCGGAATATTTAAAATCACATCCCAATTTTTAAGAGATAATGGAATTAATCCTTCTTCTGTAAATCCAAAGAATATGAGAATTTATGGAAACGGAGGAATTATGCTCCCTGAATTTAACCAGGATCCCCGATATAATTCTTTACAGGAAAACGCCATTCAGGTAGTGGGTGAAGAGGACGGAGTCTGGAATGATAATGATTATGCCTTATTCTATGCACAAGGGCCCAATGGATACAATCTTTATGATACCAATAACGGACAAGGATTTAAAAGAAAAGAAACAAGATCAGATGCCAGTAATAACGTAAAAAATATATATGATGACTTTTCCTATTATTATATCAATTTTGATAAAGGTACAGGGAAAAGAGTCGCTACTATAGACGGAAATCTACCTGCTCAAATGATAACCCGGTATGATAGTTACCAGGTCATCAATAATGATCAGACCAATTTATTGAAAGTAGGAAGAATATGGCTAGAAGATACTCCTTTCAGCACTGAAAAGGTCATCACTCTTACCACAAACTCTCCTATACAGCCTACGGATATTATAAAGTACAGATCACAAGTGGTAGGATACAGATCACAACAGAATTTTATTGATATTAAAATCAATGATCTTAATCCGTTTCACGATAAGGTTCCTATTGATGATCCTACTTATTCATATATGTTCTATCCTATGAGGTACAATGGAAGTATTACCAACCAGACAGGAAATCAGATCACCTTGAAATACAACCCGGATATTTCTACCAACCCTAACGGAACTTTTTACTTTGACTATCTTGAAGTACAGTATAAGGAAAATCTGGCATTTAATGGTTCGCAGATGAATTTCAGGGATTATTCTATTGTAAGTGGAAGTAATACCAATTATGGATTCAGTATTTCCAATGCAGCTGGTGTGGAACAGGTATGGGATGTTACTGATATTACGAATGCCAACAGAAGAGTGAATAAGGCAGGAGCCGGCTCTTTCAATTTTGCTTACACAGCTTCTGATCAGAATTTTAACAATGAATTTGTGGCTTTCCGTGCCGATGCCGCTTTCACGCCCCAATTTGTAGGAAGAATTGCCAATCAGAATCTTTCAGCAATCAGCAATATAGATTATTTAATTCTTACTGTACCTGAACTGATGGGGCAGGCACAAAGACTCGCCAATTATCATCAGACAAAGAATAATTATAAGGTAGAAATTGTAGATGTTAATAAGGTCTATGAAGAATTTGGAAACGGAAGTAAAGATCTTACAGCAGTAAGGGATTTCGTTACAAAATTAAATACACCGGAAGGAAGACTTAAATACGTATTTATTCTTGGGGATGCTTCTTATGATTATAAGAACAGAATTTCCAATAATAACAATATTGTTTCTGCTTATCAAAGTGAACATTCTTCAGATTATGTACAGTCTTTTGTTACAGACGATTATATTGTAATGACTCAGCCTCAGACGGGATCTAACATACTATACAATCTTCCCAACCTTCCTGTAGGAAGAATTCCCGCTGCCAATAATACAGAGGCAGCCAATATGATTGATAAGACCCTGGCTTATTACAATGCACTTCCAGGGCAATCCAGCCCTTTTGGAGATTGGAGAATGAAACTTGATTTTGTTGTGGATGATAATGAGGAAGGCGGAAGTCCTTTCCATAATGTGATGAACAATGCACTGGTAAATATATTTGAACAACCGGGAGTGCAGGCCTTAAAAGAATACAATGTAAAAAAACTATATCAGGATGCCTTTACAATGCAAAGTACGGCGGGAGGACCAAGATATCCACAGGTAAACCAGGCTATCTCTAACAGTATAGGAAACAGTTTGTATTTGTTCTACTTTGGCCACGGAGGAATCAATGGCTGGGCTCAGGAAAGAGTATTAACCAGTACCGAGATACAGAATTCTAATAATTTTTCCAGTGTATATAGCAGATTTCCGTTAGTGTCTACCATAACCTGTGAATTTACATTATGGGATGAACCCTCTACCAATTCTGCCGGTGAGCAGTTTATGAAATTAAAGCAAGGAGGACCTGCTACAATGATTACCTCCAGCCGTGCTATAGCCATTGATTATGGACGAAGCTTCACAGATACTTTCACCAAACATATTTTCAAATTAACAAATGATGATTTTAATACTTTAGGATACGCTCATTTAAATGCAAAAAAAGAAACAGGAGGCAACCCTAATCACCTTAGAGTAAATCTATTGGGTGATCCTGCTATGAAACTGAGCCGACCTCAAAGATTATTGGTCATTGATGATATTGAAACTCCGGTTCCGGGATTGATAAGAGGACTTGACTTTGTTAAAATAAAAGGCCATATCAACAACCCTAACGGAACTGTGAACACTACCTTCAACGGAAGAGTGGCCATTAATATTTTTGATAAAAGACTGAATAAAAAAACACTGAACAACAATAACTGGGCACATGCTATATTAAATTATACTGAGGAAGGAAGCGCTATTGTAAAAGCTTCCGGATTGGCTGTAAACGGTGTATTTACTGCAGAATTCTATGTTCCTAAAGATATCAATTATGCTGTAGGTGAAGGAAGAATATTAGGATATGCTGATAATAAGGTAACCGATGTATTCAATAATCAGTCTGTTCAGGTGGGAGACATCAATCCTAACGGAATTAATGATAACCAGCCACCAAAAGTAAAACTATACATGAACAACACCAACTTTGCAGATGGTGGAATTACCAATCAGAATCCAATGCTTCTGGCTTGTCTTACTGATGACACAGGAATTAATTCTACCGGATCAGGGGTAGGCCACGATATTACGGTCTATTTAGATGGTCAGGTTATCAATACAGTTATTCTGAATGATTTCTACTCTCCGGGAGAAGGAAACGGATGCTTAAATCCAAGTCTTGCCGAGTATCAAAAAGGAAATGTAAGCTATCCTTTCAGAAATCTGCCGGTTGGCCAACACCAATTAACATTTAAAGTTTGGGATATAAACAATAATTCGACAACTACAACGTTAAATTTTGAGGTTAAAGATGAAGCTGACCAACATCTGACGATCAACCGTCCGTTGAACTGGCCAAATCCATTCACCAATAAAACATATATTCAGTTTGAACACAATTGTGATGATATTCTGGATGTGAATGTACAGATTTATACCATTACCGGAAGATTGGTAAAAACTTTATCTCAGCCGGTAGTTGCAGAACCGTTCCTTCAGGGCTTTAGAACCCCTCGCCAGGCTATAGAATGGGACGGAAGAGATGATTTTGGGGCTACTGTTGCAAAAGGTACATATATTTTTAAGATATTTGCAAAAAGCCAAAACCAAGAAAAATGCAAAGGAAGTGCCACAGCTGTAGAAAAAATGGTACTTTTGAAATAA
- the porV gene encoding type IX secretion system outer membrane channel protein PorV: protein MNLTTKLLLGLGLSAGFLGYSQTNPVLTGAPFLRIAPDARSGGMGDQGVVTSPDAFSQFWNAAKYPFSRTSSSVGLTYTPYMGKLTNDVFLLYGAFHKFLGQDERSTISASIYYFNMGEVELTQLVGNDVTSNGVSKPNEFSIDVAYGLKLSDSYSMAVTGRFIRSDLAGGFNTDNTLKAANSFAVDISAYYTSERFSSFGGYDSKLNAGLAIQNLGPKLDYTGNEESRSYLPTMARLGIGYDMYLDDLNRIGLSVEGSKLLVPGSEYAGVDAYRRPKYEIPNVGPIAGIGKSFKNPNSIMYSGALEYSYDNAFSVRGGYFHESEEQGARQFATAGIGLKYRSFGLDLSYLINMSKVNTALDNTLRFGLTWNIGEETSNNDR from the coding sequence ATGAATTTAACTACTAAACTGCTTTTAGGACTTGGGTTAAGTGCTGGTTTTCTGGGCTATTCACAAACAAACCCTGTACTTACCGGAGCTCCCTTCCTGAGAATTGCGCCAGACGCAAGATCGGGAGGTATGGGAGATCAAGGGGTAGTAACTTCTCCTGATGCATTTTCACAATTCTGGAATGCAGCTAAATATCCTTTTAGCAGAACAAGTTCTTCCGTAGGTCTTACCTATACACCCTATATGGGAAAACTTACCAATGATGTATTCTTATTATACGGAGCATTTCATAAATTCCTTGGACAGGATGAAAGGTCTACTATTTCCGCGAGTATCTATTATTTCAATATGGGAGAAGTAGAGCTTACTCAATTAGTAGGTAATGATGTTACTTCAAACGGGGTATCAAAACCTAATGAATTTTCCATTGACGTAGCTTATGGTCTGAAACTTTCTGACTCCTACTCCATGGCTGTAACCGGTAGATTTATCCGTTCAGACTTAGCCGGAGGATTCAACACAGATAATACACTTAAAGCAGCAAACTCTTTTGCTGTAGATATTTCAGCATACTATACTTCTGAAAGATTTTCAAGTTTCGGAGGATATGACAGTAAATTAAATGCAGGTTTGGCAATACAAAACCTGGGTCCAAAGCTGGATTATACCGGAAATGAGGAATCAAGATCTTATCTTCCTACCATGGCGAGACTAGGGATTGGATATGATATGTATCTGGATGATTTGAACAGAATCGGACTTTCTGTAGAAGGGTCAAAACTTTTAGTACCAGGATCTGAATATGCAGGAGTAGATGCTTACAGAAGACCTAAATATGAAATTCCAAATGTAGGTCCAATAGCAGGTATCGGAAAGTCATTCAAAAACCCAAACAGTATCATGTATAGTGGTGCTTTGGAATATTCATATGACAATGCTTTCTCAGTAAGAGGAGGTTATTTCCATGAAAGTGAAGAACAGGGAGCAAGACAATTCGCAACAGCTGGTATCGGATTGAAATACCGTTCTTTCGGACTTGATCTTTCTTATCTAATCAATATGTCTAAAGTGAATACAGCATTGGATAATACTCTTCGTTTCGGTCTTACCTGGAACATTGGTGAAGAGACATCCAATAACGACCGTTAA
- a CDS encoding FUSC family membrane protein, whose translation MNYSAELKKFVTSQYLYSAIRITLATVLPCLVLAHFGILKEYFLFPLGTSFVALTDQPGPFIRRRNALAFAICCFVFVALIASLVMNFKILVLLEIIVFGMFFSLIGVYGQRLAAVGSLSLVVLAIFIDGHLTGANIFKSLLIFTCGCIWFLLIFLVVTTIRPYKLAGQMIGENYLQLAEFLKIKANYYQKNPDFDKLTTQVIAKQIEIKNLQEDTRETVFKTRTIVNESTTTSRLLMLMFLNSMDLHEKLMTSESDYQKLQQSFEDSMILVNIHDYLNLLAEEITNIGIALQSGTRAKPMVNLELELKNLNYHYFELRNKQLTPDSLENFMVLRQILMRINEITKEINEIYKVFSQDVKLAKSLSTGLDLKKFMPNEPKLNSKVLRNNISLSSSHFRHAIRITTALLLGYIFSMFDFLGLGHTYWILITITAILKPAYSITKQRNLLRLYGTVTGATIAYVILHFIHINSVLLAILLISMIMCFSFLKGKYFWAVLFMTIYIFLSFNFLNPGKVDVIFKDRIVDTAIAGIIAFAVSYIVLPVWEHTQNLDLMKKSAADNLIYFQSVMSKFLQGNFDIEDYKVKRKNAIISLANLSDNFQRMISDPKNQQKKLEVVHQFVATSHLITAYTASLSQYSKNNEQYPEIDAESWSRKIEAEMQQTSTLLNGDDITEALRMESRLEPEDSSIEDMLMKRKTEIEENEIVDRRDPDKISHLTELKNIHDILELIYDVAKEQRKVIEKYRSEKHVPSTPPQS comes from the coding sequence ATGAACTATTCGGCGGAGCTAAAAAAATTTGTGACCAGTCAGTATCTGTATTCTGCAATCAGAATTACATTAGCTACTGTTCTCCCTTGTTTAGTTCTTGCCCACTTTGGAATTTTAAAAGAATACTTCCTCTTCCCTCTTGGAACCAGCTTTGTAGCTCTTACCGATCAGCCCGGACCTTTTATCAGAAGAAGAAATGCACTGGCATTTGCCATTTGCTGTTTTGTGTTTGTGGCATTGATTGCAAGCCTGGTGATGAATTTTAAAATACTGGTACTCCTTGAGATTATTGTTTTTGGAATGTTCTTCTCCTTAATTGGAGTGTATGGCCAGCGATTGGCTGCAGTAGGCTCATTATCACTGGTGGTACTCGCCATATTTATTGACGGCCATCTTACCGGGGCTAATATTTTTAAAAGCTTACTGATATTCACCTGTGGATGTATCTGGTTTTTACTGATATTCCTTGTAGTTACTACCATCCGTCCTTATAAATTGGCGGGTCAGATGATTGGTGAAAATTATCTTCAATTGGCGGAGTTTTTAAAAATTAAAGCTAATTATTATCAGAAGAATCCTGATTTCGATAAACTTACCACTCAGGTTATTGCTAAACAGATTGAAATAAAAAACCTGCAGGAAGACACCAGAGAAACAGTCTTTAAAACCAGGACTATTGTTAATGAATCTACAACGACCAGCCGTTTATTGATGCTGATGTTCCTGAATTCCATGGACCTTCATGAAAAGCTGATGACTTCTGAAAGTGACTATCAGAAACTTCAGCAAAGTTTTGAAGACAGTATGATTCTTGTTAACATTCATGATTATCTTAATCTGCTGGCTGAAGAGATCACCAATATCGGAATTGCCCTCCAAAGCGGAACAAGGGCAAAGCCGATGGTTAACCTTGAACTGGAATTAAAAAACCTTAACTATCATTATTTCGAACTTAGAAATAAACAACTGACTCCTGATAGTTTAGAAAACTTTATGGTTCTTCGTCAGATCCTAATGCGTATCAACGAAATTACCAAGGAAATCAATGAAATTTACAAAGTATTTTCACAAGATGTAAAACTGGCAAAAAGTTTATCCACCGGGCTTGACTTAAAAAAGTTTATGCCCAATGAGCCCAAGCTAAACTCAAAGGTTTTAAGAAATAATATTTCACTATCTTCTTCTCATTTCCGTCATGCAATAAGAATTACAACAGCATTATTACTGGGGTATATTTTTTCCATGTTTGATTTTCTGGGATTGGGACATACCTATTGGATATTAATTACCATTACAGCCATTCTGAAACCGGCCTACTCCATTACCAAGCAACGAAACCTCCTGCGTCTCTATGGCACTGTTACTGGAGCAACAATTGCCTATGTCATATTGCATTTTATACATATCAATAGTGTCTTACTTGCTATTCTGTTGATCAGTATGATTATGTGCTTCAGTTTTCTGAAAGGAAAATATTTTTGGGCAGTCCTGTTTATGACGATCTATATTTTCCTGAGTTTTAATTTTTTAAATCCTGGAAAAGTAGATGTTATTTTTAAAGACAGAATTGTAGATACTGCTATTGCCGGGATTATAGCATTTGCAGTCTCCTATATCGTATTACCTGTCTGGGAACATACTCAAAATCTGGATCTGATGAAAAAATCGGCAGCAGATAATCTTATCTATTTCCAGAGTGTGATGTCTAAATTCCTGCAGGGAAATTTTGATATTGAAGATTATAAGGTAAAGCGAAAAAATGCCATCATTTCATTGGCCAATCTCTCCGATAATTTCCAGAGAATGATCTCAGATCCTAAAAATCAACAGAAAAAACTGGAAGTAGTTCATCAGTTTGTAGCCACTTCACATCTTATTACAGCATATACAGCTTCTCTTTCTCAATATTCTAAAAACAATGAGCAATACCCTGAAATAGATGCTGAAAGCTGGAGCAGGAAAATTGAAGCAGAAATGCAGCAAACTTCAACTTTATTAAATGGAGATGATATCACTGAAGCGCTTAGAATGGAAAGCCGCCTGGAGCCGGAAGACTCTTCTATTGAAGACATGCTTATGAAGAGAAAAACCGAGATAGAGGAAAATGAAATTGTTGACCGAAGAGACCCTGATAAAATTTCACATTTAACAGAGCTAAAAAACATTCATGATATTCTGGAACTGATCTATGATGTTGCTAAAGAACAAAGAAAAGTAATCGAAAAATACAGAAGCGAGAAACATGTTCCTTCTACTCCTCCACAATCGTAA
- a CDS encoding 4'-phosphopantetheinyl transferase family protein, whose translation MPLYRDFSDDNATILVWKYDESETLDINELLEPENAEKVKDYHPKKLLEVLMVRKLLKSLKPDSKILYKEREPFLSPQDAEISITHSYPFAAIAISKNKIGIDVEKFNPKILRVIDKFTYENERGFIPEDKADTFYTIIWSVKESMYKIHHSKYWSLKKNYEVKPFELKHLHKISCRVYDEQFSDEFKARVEFFDDYCFTIVEE comes from the coding sequence ATGCCCCTTTACAGAGATTTTTCAGATGATAATGCCACTATTCTGGTTTGGAAATATGATGAAAGTGAAACACTTGATATCAACGAATTGCTGGAACCTGAAAATGCTGAAAAAGTAAAGGACTACCATCCTAAAAAATTATTGGAAGTACTGATGGTACGTAAACTGCTGAAAAGTTTAAAACCAGACTCCAAGATTCTATACAAGGAAAGAGAACCTTTTCTTTCTCCTCAGGATGCGGAAATTTCCATCACTCATTCTTATCCTTTTGCAGCTATTGCTATTTCTAAAAATAAAATAGGAATAGATGTTGAAAAATTCAATCCCAAGATTTTAAGAGTGATTGATAAATTCACCTATGAAAATGAAAGAGGGTTTATTCCTGAAGATAAAGCCGATACTTTTTACACTATTATCTGGAGTGTAAAGGAAAGTATGTATAAGATTCACCATTCCAAATATTGGTCCTTAAAGAAAAATTATGAAGTAAAGCCGTTTGAGCTGAAGCATCTTCATAAGATCAGCTGTCGTGTGTATGATGAGCAGTTTTCAGATGAATTTAAAGCCAGAGTGGAGTTTTTTGATGACTACTGCTTTACGATTGTGGAGGAGTAG
- a CDS encoding pyridoxamine 5'-phosphate oxidase family protein, producing the protein MNTTHTEKKVKPVAPKVKELVERSKSVILATVDAEENPNSSYAPFVQVGNTFYILVSFMARHTKNLSEGRKASIMFIEDESATKQIYARERLTIEATTSQIERDSETWNNVVTKLKEAHGKVVDVISEMGDFILIALQPVKGSYVNGFGSAYFVDANLEIIEHRNDVNHQSK; encoded by the coding sequence ATGAATACTACCCATACAGAAAAAAAAGTAAAACCTGTTGCTCCCAAAGTAAAGGAACTGGTTGAAAGGTCTAAAAGTGTAATCCTGGCTACTGTAGATGCTGAAGAGAACCCCAATTCCAGCTATGCGCCGTTTGTACAGGTTGGTAATACCTTTTATATTTTGGTTTCCTTTATGGCAAGACATACCAAAAATCTTTCGGAAGGAAGAAAGGCTTCAATCATGTTTATTGAGGATGAGTCTGCTACCAAACAGATTTATGCAAGAGAACGTTTGACCATAGAAGCTACAACCTCTCAGATTGAAAGAGACTCTGAAACATGGAATAACGTAGTTACAAAATTGAAAGAAGCTCACGGAAAAGTTGTAGATGTTATTTCTGAAATGGGTGACTTTATTTTGATTGCTTTACAACCTGTAAAAGGTTCTTATGTAAACGGATTCGGAAGCGCTTACTTTGTGGATGCCAATCTGGAAATTATTGAGCACAGAAATGATGTGAACCATCAGTCTAAATAA
- the ahcY gene encoding adenosylhomocysteinase yields MSTTTQYVPYKVKDISLAEWGRKEITLAEAEMPGLMSIREEYGPSQPLKGARIAGCLHMTIQTAVLIETLVALGAEVTWSSCNIFSTQDHAAAAIAAAGIPVYAWKGLNAEDFDWCIEQTLFFGEDRKPLNMILDDGGDLTNMVFDKYPEFTKDIKGLSEETTTGVHRLYERMKNGTLVMPAINVNDSVTKSKFDNKYGCKESAVDAVRRATDVMLAGKRVVVCGYGDVGKGTAASFRGAGSIVTVTEIDPICALQAAMDGYEVKRLDTVVDNADIIITTTGNFNIVRGEHFLKMKDKAIVCNIGHFDNEIDMAWLNENYGSTKSEVKPQVDIYTVEGKEIIILAEGRLVNLGCATGHPSFVMSNSFSNQTLAQIELWNNSAAYKNEVYMLPKHLDEKVAALHLKKLSVELETLSPEQAEYIGVDVKGPFKPEYYRY; encoded by the coding sequence ATGAGTACAACAACACAATACGTTCCTTATAAAGTTAAGGATATCTCCCTTGCAGAATGGGGAAGAAAAGAAATCACCCTTGCAGAAGCAGAAATGCCAGGTTTGATGTCTATCCGTGAAGAGTACGGACCATCTCAACCGCTTAAAGGAGCAAGAATCGCTGGATGTCTTCACATGACAATCCAAACGGCTGTGCTTATCGAGACTTTGGTAGCTTTAGGAGCTGAAGTAACCTGGTCATCTTGTAATATTTTCTCTACACAGGACCATGCAGCTGCTGCAATTGCTGCTGCAGGAATTCCGGTTTATGCTTGGAAAGGTTTAAATGCTGAAGACTTCGACTGGTGTATTGAACAAACTTTATTCTTTGGTGAAGATAGAAAGCCATTAAACATGATCCTGGATGATGGTGGAGATTTAACAAACATGGTTTTTGATAAATACCCTGAATTCACAAAAGACATCAAAGGTCTTTCTGAAGAAACAACTACCGGAGTTCACAGACTGTATGAAAGAATGAAGAACGGAACTTTGGTAATGCCAGCTATCAACGTAAACGACTCTGTAACTAAATCTAAATTCGACAACAAATACGGATGTAAAGAATCTGCAGTAGATGCTGTAAGAAGAGCGACAGACGTAATGTTAGCTGGAAAAAGAGTGGTAGTTTGCGGATACGGAGACGTAGGTAAAGGTACTGCTGCTTCTTTCAGAGGAGCTGGTTCTATTGTAACCGTTACTGAAATTGACCCAATCTGTGCGCTTCAGGCTGCAATGGACGGTTATGAAGTGAAAAGACTAGATACTGTAGTAGATAATGCAGATATCATCATCACTACAACAGGTAACTTCAACATCGTAAGAGGAGAGCACTTCCTTAAAATGAAAGATAAAGCTATCGTTTGTAACATCGGTCACTTCGATAACGAAATCGATATGGCTTGGTTAAATGAAAACTATGGTTCTACTAAATCTGAAGTGAAGCCTCAGGTAGACATCTATACGGTAGAAGGAAAAGAAATCATCATCCTTGCAGAAGGTAGATTGGTAAACTTAGGATGTGCAACAGGACACCCAAGTTTTGTAATGTCTAACTCTTTCTCTAACCAGACTTTGGCACAGATCGAGCTATGGAACAACTCTGCAGCATACAAAAACGAAGTATATATGTTGCCTAAACACTTAGATGAAAAAGTAGCTGCTTTACACCTTAAGAAATTAAGCGTAGAGCTTGAAACGCTTTCTCCTGAGCAGGCTGAATATATCGGAGTAGATGTAAAAGGGCCATTCAAGCCTGAGTATTACAGATATTAA
- a CDS encoding acyltransferase family protein, which produces MSIDSYLFILICYSSIFISGFFISRIVNFKTATNRFESIDGFRGLLATGVFIHHSIIWKNYLNTNIWELPKNHLAIHLGESSVAFFFMITSFLFTNKLLKSGNQNLIFWRNLLYSRIFRLFPLYFFVVTICIFFALVIDHFILNSTLYVFLAQCLKWYMFNIKGKVIIGHTYSIDFMLAGVVWSLPYEWLFYFTLPIIGTLMLKNKNVISIIVSILFILVYINYNTIRLTHIISFLGGMIPAIIHYFHPHIKLSNKLYSLLAILCLIIGLSFDSSSRNYFSKTFLILAFTIIALGNNLFGFLKINFLKFLGEISYSTYLVHGVLLFTTFYFIDFDTIKNMNGNTYMFLMFIIAIFLNIICSFTFYLIEKPFINLYYKIISKKQV; this is translated from the coding sequence ATGAGCATAGATAGCTACCTCTTTATATTAATTTGTTACTCATCAATATTTATTTCTGGATTTTTTATTTCTAGGATTGTCAATTTTAAGACTGCTACCAATCGTTTTGAAAGTATTGATGGTTTTAGGGGACTTCTGGCAACCGGGGTTTTTATTCACCATTCTATAATTTGGAAAAATTACCTCAACACTAATATATGGGAATTACCTAAAAATCATCTTGCTATACATCTTGGTGAAAGTTCTGTAGCATTTTTCTTCATGATTACCAGCTTTCTATTCACTAATAAGCTTTTAAAATCAGGAAATCAGAATCTGATTTTTTGGAGAAACTTATTATATTCAAGGATTTTCAGACTGTTCCCTTTATATTTTTTTGTTGTCACTATTTGTATATTTTTCGCATTAGTTATAGATCATTTTATTTTAAATTCAACTCTATATGTTTTTTTAGCACAGTGCCTAAAATGGTACATGTTCAACATTAAAGGGAAAGTAATTATTGGCCACACTTACAGTATTGATTTTATGTTAGCTGGTGTGGTTTGGTCATTACCCTATGAATGGTTATTCTATTTTACCCTTCCAATTATTGGAACTTTAATGTTAAAGAACAAAAATGTTATATCTATCATTGTATCGATACTATTTATTTTAGTATATATAAATTATAATACGATTAGACTAACACATATTATTTCATTCTTAGGAGGTATGATTCCAGCAATAATTCATTATTTTCATCCTCATATAAAATTAAGCAATAAACTCTATTCACTTTTAGCCATTTTGTGTTTAATTATAGGTCTGTCTTTTGATTCGAGTAGCCGTAATTATTTTTCTAAAACTTTTCTCATCCTAGCATTTACTATTATTGCTTTAGGCAATAATTTATTTGGCTTTTTAAAAATCAATTTTTTAAAATTTTTAGGAGAGATTTCATATAGCACTTACCTAGTTCATGGGGTTTTATTATTCACAACTTTTTACTTTATTGATTTTGATACTATAAAAAATATGAATGGAAACACCTATATGTTTTTGATGTTTATAATTGCAATTTTTCTAAATATAATTTGCTCATTTACATTTTATTTAATTGAGAAGCCATTTATAAACCTATACTATAAAATAATAAGTAAAAAGCAAGTATAA